From one Bacteroides fragilis NCTC 9343 genomic stretch:
- a CDS encoding HD domain-containing protein — translation MPHERKIINDPVFGFINIPKGLLYDIVRHPLLQRLNRIKQVGLSSVVYPGAQHTRFQHSLGAFYLMSEAITQLASKGNFIFDSEAEAVQAAILLHDIGHGPFSHVLEDTIVKGVSHEEISLMLMERMNREMNGQLSLAIQIFKDEYPKRFLHQLVSGQLDMDRLDYLRRDSFYTGVSEGNIGSARIIKMLDVADDHLVVESKGIYSIENFLTARRLMYWQVYLHKTSVAYERMLISALLRAKELASKGVELFASPALKFFLYNHIDPEVFYNNPDCLENFIQLDDNDIWTALKVWSTHTDKVLSTLSLGMINRNIFKVEICSEPISEERKKELTLLISRQLGITLSEADYFVSTPSIEKNMYDSADDSIDIIYKDGTIKNIAEASDMLNISLLSKKVKKYYICYLRWDR, via the coding sequence ATGCCTCACGAACGGAAGATTATCAATGATCCGGTATTCGGGTTTATCAACATACCAAAGGGGTTGCTGTACGACATCGTACGGCATCCCCTTTTGCAGCGCTTAAACCGCATCAAGCAAGTAGGACTTTCGTCTGTTGTTTATCCCGGTGCACAGCATACCCGCTTTCAACACTCTCTGGGTGCCTTCTACCTGATGAGCGAGGCCATCACACAACTGGCTTCCAAAGGTAACTTTATATTCGACAGTGAAGCCGAAGCCGTACAGGCAGCCATCCTGTTGCACGACATCGGTCACGGTCCTTTCTCGCATGTACTTGAAGATACCATTGTCAAAGGAGTATCTCACGAAGAAATCTCTTTGATGCTGATGGAGCGGATGAACAGGGAGATGAACGGACAGCTGAGTTTGGCTATCCAGATATTCAAAGATGAATATCCCAAACGTTTCTTACATCAGTTAGTAAGCGGACAACTGGACATGGACCGTTTAGATTACCTGCGTCGTGATAGCTTCTACACCGGAGTCTCGGAAGGAAACATCGGTTCGGCCCGTATCATCAAAATGCTTGATGTGGCAGACGATCATCTGGTAGTGGAATCCAAAGGAATCTATTCCATAGAAAATTTCCTGACTGCAAGGCGATTGATGTATTGGCAGGTTTATCTGCACAAAACATCGGTAGCTTATGAACGAATGTTGATCAGTGCCCTGTTACGTGCCAAAGAACTCGCTTCGAAAGGAGTCGAATTATTTGCTTCACCGGCATTGAAATTTTTTCTGTATAATCACATCGATCCGGAAGTGTTTTACAATAACCCGGACTGTCTGGAGAACTTTATTCAATTGGACGATAATGACATCTGGACAGCTTTAAAGGTATGGAGTACCCACACGGATAAGGTTTTATCTACATTAAGCCTGGGTATGATTAATCGCAACATCTTCAAGGTGGAGATATGCTCCGAACCTATTAGTGAAGAACGAAAAAAAGAATTGACTTTACTGATCAGCCGACAATTAGGCATTACTCTTTCCGAAGCGGACTATTTTGTCTCTACCCCCAGTATCGAAAAGAACATGTATGATTCGGCTGATGACAGCATTGATATTATTTATAAGGACGGAACAATAAAAAATATTGCAGAAGCATCGGACATGCTAAACATTTCATTGCTCTCTAAAAAGGTAAAGAAATACTATATCTGCTACTTGCGTTGGGATAGATAA
- the pyrF gene encoding orotidine-5'-phosphate decarboxylase: protein MNKQSLFENIKRKKSFLCVGLDTDIKKIPDHLLDDPDPIFAFNKAIVDATADYCIAYKPNLAFYESMGVKGWIAFEKTVNYIKENYPDQFIIADAKRGDIGNTSAMYARTFFEELDIDSVTVAPYMGEDSVTPFLSYEGKWVILLALTSNKGSHDFQLTEDANGERLFEKVLKKSQEWANDEQMMYVVGATQGRAFEDIRKIVPNHFLLVPGIGAQGGSLEEVCKYGMNSTCGLIVNSSRGIIYVDKTENFAAAARAAAKEVQEQMAEQLKAIL, encoded by the coding sequence ATGAACAAGCAATCATTATTTGAAAACATCAAACGCAAAAAATCATTTCTTTGCGTAGGACTTGACACAGATATCAAGAAGATACCCGATCACCTGTTGGATGATCCGGATCCCATCTTCGCTTTCAATAAAGCAATTGTCGATGCAACGGCTGACTATTGCATCGCTTATAAACCCAATCTGGCCTTCTACGAAAGTATGGGTGTAAAAGGATGGATCGCTTTTGAAAAGACCGTGAACTACATCAAGGAGAATTATCCCGATCAGTTTATCATCGCCGATGCCAAACGTGGTGACATAGGCAATACCTCAGCAATGTATGCCCGTACTTTCTTCGAGGAACTGGACATCGACTCTGTCACTGTAGCTCCTTATATGGGAGAAGACAGCGTTACTCCATTCCTGTCTTATGAAGGCAAGTGGGTAATCTTGCTGGCACTGACTTCAAATAAAGGTTCTCATGACTTCCAGCTGACAGAAGATGCCAACGGCGAACGTCTGTTCGAAAAAGTGCTAAAAAAATCACAGGAATGGGCTAACGACGAACAAATGATGTATGTAGTAGGTGCCACTCAGGGACGTGCTTTCGAAGATATTCGTAAAATTGTCCCCAATCACTTCCTCTTGGTCCCGGGTATCGGTGCTCAGGGAGGTTCTCTCGAAGAAGTATGCAAATATGGTATGAACAGCACCTGTGGACTTATTGTGAATTCCTCTCGCGGAATTATTTATGTAGATAAAACAGAGAATTTTGCCGCTGCCGCCCGTGCTGCTGCCAAAGAAGTGCAAGAGCAAATGGCAGAACAGCTGAAAGCTATTTTATAA
- the prfA gene encoding peptide chain release factor 1, with protein sequence MADNNSILEKLDGLVARFEEVSTLITDPAVIADQKRYVKLTKEYKELDDLMKARKEYMQLLANIEEAKDILSNESDADMREMAKEEMDNSQERLPVLEEEIKLLLVPADPQDGKNAILEIRGGTGGDEAAIFAGDLFRMYAKFCETKGWKMEVSSANEGAAGGYKEIICSVTGDNVYGTLKYESGVHRVQRVPATETQGRVHTSAASVAVLPEAEEFDVVINEGEIKWDTFRSGGAGGQNVNKVESGVRLRYIWKNPNTGVAEEILIECTETRDQPKNKERALARLRTFIYDKEHQKYIDDIASKRKTMVSTGDRSAKIRTYNYPQGRITDHRINYTIYNLAAFMDGDIQECIDKLTVAENAERLKESEL encoded by the coding sequence ATGGCAGACAACAATAGTATATTAGAAAAGCTCGACGGCCTTGTAGCCCGTTTCGAAGAGGTGTCTACCCTTATTACTGACCCGGCAGTGATTGCCGACCAGAAACGATACGTAAAACTGACCAAAGAATACAAGGAGCTGGACGACTTGATGAAAGCCCGTAAAGAATACATGCAACTACTGGCTAACATCGAAGAAGCTAAAGATATTCTCTCAAACGAATCGGATGCTGATATGAGAGAAATGGCAAAAGAGGAAATGGACAACAGCCAGGAGCGTCTCCCTGTATTGGAAGAGGAAATCAAATTATTACTGGTACCGGCCGACCCTCAGGATGGTAAGAATGCCATTCTTGAAATACGTGGCGGTACAGGTGGTGATGAAGCTGCGATCTTCGCAGGCGACCTTTTCCGGATGTACGCCAAATTCTGTGAAACGAAAGGTTGGAAAATGGAAGTATCCAGTGCCAATGAAGGCGCTGCCGGCGGATATAAGGAGATCATTTGCAGCGTTACAGGCGATAATGTATACGGTACACTAAAATACGAATCGGGAGTACACCGTGTTCAACGAGTACCTGCAACAGAGACCCAGGGACGTGTACACACTTCGGCAGCCTCGGTAGCCGTACTACCCGAAGCCGAAGAGTTCGATGTAGTGATCAACGAAGGTGAAATCAAATGGGATACTTTCCGTTCCGGAGGTGCAGGTGGACAGAACGTCAACAAGGTTGAATCGGGTGTCCGTTTGCGCTACATTTGGAAGAATCCGAATACAGGAGTAGCAGAAGAGATCTTAATTGAATGTACCGAAACCCGCGACCAACCGAAAAACAAAGAGCGCGCCCTGGCACGCCTCCGTACGTTTATCTATGACAAGGAACATCAGAAGTATATCGACGATATTGCTTCAAAGCGTAAAACAATGGTTTCGACAGGTGACCGTTCGGCTAAAATCCGCACTTATAATTATCCGCAGGGACGCATCACCGACCACCGCATCAACTATACCATTTATAACCTGGCTGCCTTTATGGACGGCGATATTCAGGAATGTATCGATAAACTGACTGTGGCCGAAAATGCGGAGCGCTTGAAAGAGAGTGAATTGTAA
- a CDS encoding AIR synthase related protein, which translates to MSNQRYMMRGVSASKEDVHNAIKNIDKGIFPQAFCKIIPDILGGDPEYCNIMHADGAGTKSSLAYMYWKETGDLSVWKGIAQDALIMNIDDLLCVGAVDNILVSSTIGRNKLLIPGEVISAIINGTDELLAELREMGVGVYATGGETADVGDLVRTIIVDSTVTCRMKRADIINNANIRPGDVIVGLASHGQATYEKEYNGGMGSNGLTSARHDVFAKYLAEKYPESYDAAVPEELVYSGGLKLTDTVEGSPIDAGKLVLSPTRTYAPVVKKLLDALRPEIHGMVHCSGGAQTKVLHFVGDVRVVKDNLFPVPPLFRTIQEQSGTDWAEMYKVFNMGHRLEVYLSPEHAAEVIAISDSFGIPAQIVGRIEESDKKELIIKSEFGEFRY; encoded by the coding sequence ATGAGTAATCAACGATACATGATGCGAGGCGTCAGCGCATCAAAAGAAGATGTGCACAATGCCATCAAGAACATCGACAAAGGAATTTTTCCACAAGCATTCTGTAAAATAATCCCTGATATTTTGGGTGGGGACCCTGAATATTGTAATATCATGCATGCTGATGGTGCAGGAACCAAATCGAGCCTGGCCTATATGTATTGGAAAGAAACGGGAGATCTCTCCGTTTGGAAGGGTATTGCACAAGATGCACTGATCATGAACATAGACGACCTGCTTTGTGTGGGTGCCGTTGACAATATTCTTGTATCCTCTACTATCGGACGTAACAAGTTGCTTATCCCCGGAGAAGTAATTTCTGCCATCATTAACGGAACAGACGAATTGCTGGCCGAACTTCGTGAAATGGGAGTAGGCGTATATGCCACCGGAGGTGAAACAGCCGATGTAGGTGATCTCGTCCGCACTATTATCGTAGACAGTACAGTGACATGCCGCATGAAACGTGCAGATATTATCAACAATGCCAATATCCGTCCGGGAGATGTCATTGTGGGACTTGCCTCTCATGGACAGGCCACTTATGAAAAAGAATATAATGGCGGTATGGGCAGCAATGGACTGACTTCCGCCCGTCATGATGTATTCGCCAAGTATCTGGCTGAGAAATATCCCGAAAGCTATGACGCCGCAGTACCTGAGGAACTGGTTTATTCGGGCGGACTAAAACTGACAGATACAGTAGAAGGATCTCCGATCGATGCCGGAAAACTCGTACTCTCTCCTACCCGCACCTACGCACCGGTAGTGAAAAAATTGCTTGATGCACTGCGTCCCGAGATTCACGGAATGGTGCACTGTTCAGGTGGGGCACAAACGAAAGTATTGCACTTTGTAGGCGACGTACGTGTAGTCAAAGATAACCTTTTCCCTGTACCTCCATTGTTCAGAACCATTCAGGAACAAAGCGGTACCGACTGGGCTGAAATGTATAAGGTATTCAACATGGGACACCGCCTCGAAGTATATCTCTCTCCGGAACATGCAGCCGAAGTGATCGCCATCAGTGACTCCTTCGGTATCCCGGCACAAATTGTGGGACGTATTGAAGAGAGTGATAAAAAAGAACTGATTATCAAAAGTGAATTCGGTGAATTCAGATATTAA